One genomic segment of Gopherus flavomarginatus isolate rGopFla2 chromosome 11, rGopFla2.mat.asm, whole genome shotgun sequence includes these proteins:
- the LOC127030976 gene encoding rho guanine nucleotide exchange factor 40-like — protein sequence MEPEPVEDCVQNTLSALYPPFVATAPTLLGQVFEVVERTYREDALRYTIEFLIPAKHILARIQQEACAQYSGFVFYHEGWPLCLHEKVVVQLSSLPWQQLCPGDFYLQVTPYLSRAPRLVLKCLSPDGRSVQELPVLPDAYPFLFTAEWLNGINKDRRAGRLEHCLLAAEERILRLPWTELICPQFVHQGSFMVGRRCLPGPSPEVLGARSPGDGRHSGGESQEAEGGGLEGEYVQLLEISPPRHNAPSTPVSPSSQSRTLPTRKGQGKGRNRRHRAWLHHKPSREETLPRNRPRRTWEGGRPGADPGQAGLLRGWDLQRPYGETGGLRASQGDGQDRGGPVHKVAAQSQGKE from the exons ATG GAGCCCGAGCCAGTGGAGGACTGTGTGCAGAACACGCTCTCAGCCCTGTACCCACCCTTTGTGGCCACAGCACCCACGCTGCTGGGGCAGGTGTTCGAGGTAGTGGAGCGGACGTACCGGGAGGATGCCCTGCGCTACACCATTGAGTTCCTCATACCTGCCAAGCACATCCTGGCACGCATTCAACAGGAGGCCTGT GCCCAGTACAGCGGGTTTGTGTTCTATCATGAGGGCTGGCCGCTCTGTCTGCACGAGAAGGTGGTGGTGCagctcagctccctgccctggcagcagCTGTGTCCTGGTGACTTCTACCTGCAGGTGACCCCCTACCTGTCCCGCGCCCCCCGCCTGGTGCTCAAGTGCCTGTCGCCAGACGGGCGCAGCGTGCAGGAGCTGCCGGTGCTGCCTGACGCCTACCCCTTCCTCTTCACTGCTGAGTGGCTGAACGGCATCAACAAAGACCGGCGGGCCGGGCGGCTGGAGCATTGCCTGCTGGCAGCTGAAGAGCGGATTCTGCGCCTGCCCTGGACTGAACTCATCTGCCCGCAGTTCGTGCACCAGGGCAGCTTCATGGTGGGGCGGCGTTGCCTGCCGGGACCCAGCCCTGAGGTGCTGGGGGCTCGCAGCCCTGGGGACGGGCGCCACTCAGGCGGGGAGAGCCAggaggcagagggtgggggccTGGAGGGGGAGTACGTGCAGCTCCTGGAAATCAGCCCGCCCCGGCACAACGCCCCCTCAACCCCAGTGTCCCCCAGTTCCCAGAGCCGTACCCTGCCTACCCGCAAGGGCCAGGGCAAGGGCCGCAACCGGCGCCACCGTGCCTGGCTACACCACAAGCCCAGCCGGGAGGAGACTCTGCCCAGGAACCGGCCCCGCAGAACCTGGGAAGGGGGGCGGCCAGGGGCGGATCCCGGCCAAGCAGGGCTCCTTCGGGGCTGGGACCTACAGAGGCCATACGGGGAGACtggagggctgagggccagccaGGGGGATGGGCAGGATCGGGGAGGCCCTGTACACAAAGTGGCAGCACAGAGTCAGGGCAAAGAG